The following are from one region of the Nicotiana tabacum cultivar K326 chromosome 3, ASM71507v2, whole genome shotgun sequence genome:
- the LOC107760755 gene encoding uncharacterized protein LOC107760755, producing the protein MMSKIEEIDPHVKTYLYDIGYHRWARVHATVNRTWTMTSKIAESLNAVTKYARELPIVELLEYMRTLLERWTKEKLLKVKGTFTYLGYIFNKELDDNRTLSHKLRVRDSTDYIHTVIDGVRRYIVCLENKKCSCGQFQLDELPCPHALAALRQMDE; encoded by the exons AtgatgtcaaagattgaagagatTGACCCCCATGTTAAAACATACTTATATGATATTGGATATCATAGATGGGCTCGAGTACATGCAACGGTGAACAGAACTTGGACTATGACATCAAAAATTGCAGAGTCGTTGAATGCTGTAACAAAATATGCAAGAGAGCTGCCGATAGTAGAACTATTAGAGTATATGAGGACCCTTCTTGAACGTTGGACgaaagaaaaattattgaaagTAAAGGGTACATTCACATACCTTGGATACATATTCAACAAAGAGTTGGATGACAATAGAACATTGTCGCACAAGCTTAGA GTGAGGGATTCAACAGACTACATCCATACAGTAATAGATGGTGTGAGACGCTATATTGTTTGTCTTGAAAACAAGAAATGTAGTTGTGGGCAATTCCAACTTGATGAACTACCTTGTCCACATGCTTTGGCTGCTTTAAGACAAATGGATGAGTAG